A stretch of the Argentina anserina chromosome 6, drPotAnse1.1, whole genome shotgun sequence genome encodes the following:
- the LOC126796882 gene encoding uncharacterized protein LOC126796882, with translation MACVTRGSFSIVLNGTPGGFFTPTRGLRQGDPLSPYLFLLVSEVLSLRLTKEVAMKKISGVKLAPSCPPLSHLFFADDSLFFMKATLLNCSRVSTVFKDYCLASGQMISTEKSSIYFSPNTPTQLQRLMCLLMGIGGTDKPGCYLGLPTFWGRSKNGALTYIKDRFMGKVEGWKQKYLSQAGKEILLKSVALAIPTFPMRTNLIIKEIRRRSSAFDWVGWEWIPRSANRAAHEAAKLGQQTLGLRTWSETPPPSLTLVLRSDGFPCPHNA, from the exons ATGGCTTGTGTGACCAGAGGTTCTTTCTCAATTGTCCTTAATGGTACTCCTGGTGGCTTTTTTACTCCTACACGTGGGCTACGGCAAGGAGACCCACTGTCCCCATATTTATTCCTGCTTGTTAGTGAGGTACTGTCTTTAAGGCTTACTAAGGAAGTTGCTATGAAGAAAATAAGTGGAGTTAAATTGGCTCCTTCTTGCCCTCCCTTATCTCACTTGTTTTTTGCGGATGATTCACTATTTTTCATGAAGGCAACTTTATTGAATTGTTCTCGGGTCTCTACTGTGTTTAAAGATTATTGTTTGGCTTCCGGGCAAATGATTAGTACTGAAAAGTCTAGTATCTACTTCTCTCCTAATACTCCCACTCAGTTGCAGAGACTTATGTGTTTGTTAATGGGGATTGGTGGTACTGACAAGCCAGGTTGTTACCTTGGATTACCTACCTTTTGGGGTAGATCTAAGAATGGAGCTTTAACATATATCAAAGACAGATTTATGGGTAAGGTGGAAGGTTGGAAACAGAAATATTTGTCTCAAGCTGGAAAGGAAATTCTTCTCAAGTCTGTGGCTCTTGCTATTCCAACTTTCCCTAT GAGAACTAACCTGATCATTAAGGAGATCAGAAGGAGGAGTAGTGCCTTTGATTGGGTTGGATGGGAATGGATACCCAGATCGGCCAATAGAGCCGCTCATGAAGCTGCAAAGCTTGGTCAACAGACGTTGGGTCTCCGTACTTGGTCGGAGACTCCCCCACCATCTCTTACTCTTGTACTTAGAAGTGACGGTTTCCCATGTCCTCATAATGCCTGA
- the LOC126799666 gene encoding 1-aminocyclopropane-1-carboxylate oxidase homolog 4-like: MDRSSGYDRMKEVKEFDESKIGVKGLSDSGITSIPRFFVHPPETLPSDNSNSTTNTASIPLLDLANLKSPSHRPKLIRQTKDAASTWGFFQVINHGIPQSILDETIRSIRAFHEQPHEIKAKHYRRQEHHGVMYTSNNDLYRSKEASWHDSLQVFMAPEEKKVEEDIPEMCRKEIIAWDFHATKLAEALFELLAEGLGLEAGKFKELGFMKARLFLGHCYPNCPQPDLTLGIKSHTDAGLTVLLQNQVGGLQVKHGSVWVDVKPLPGALTINIGDFIQIISNGEYQSVEHRVLANSSKEPRISVLIFSNVGGWKDSDEFGPFPELLSAEKPAIYRGFTVPEFIQSFYSKGLDGKGIVERVTLH, from the exons ATGGATAGAAGTTCGGGATACGACCGAATGAAGGAAGTGAAAGAATTCGACGAGTCAAAGATTGGAGTGAAGGGCCTTTCTGACTCAGGCATCACTTCCATTCCTCGCTTCTTCGTACACCCGCCTGAAACTCTTCCTTCTGATAACTCGAACTCTACCACCAACACTGCCTCAATCCCCTTGCTCGACTTGGCCAACCTCAAGTCTCCATCCCACCGTCCCAAACTTATTCGACAAACCAAAGACGCCGCCTCGACGTGGGGATTCTTCCAAGTCATCAACCACGGTATACCACAATCAATCCTTGATGAGACAATCCGTAGCATTAGAGCCTTCCATGAACAACCGCACGAAATAAAAGCCAAACATTATAGACGCCAAGAGCACCATGGAGTCATGTACACTAGCAACAATGACCTTTACCGGAGTAAGGAAGCCAGTTGGCATGATTCGCTTCAG GTGTTTATGGCAccagaggagaagaaggtggAGGAGGACATCCCAGAAATGTGTCGTAAGGAGATTATTGCATGGGACTTCCATGCCACCAAATTAGCGGAGGCGTTATTTGAGTTGTTGGCAGAGGGGCTTGGTTTGGAAGCTGGGAAATTCAAGGAGTTGGGTTTTATGAAAGCTAGGTTATTCTTGGGACACTGCTATCCCAACTGTCCGCAACCAGATCTGACGCTGGGGATCAAATCTCATACTGATGCAGGTTTGACGGTGTTGCTGCAGAACCAGGTCGGAGGGTTGCAAGTGAAGCATGGAAGTGTGTGGGTCGATGTCAAGCCCTTGCCTGGGGCATTGACTATTAATATTGGTGACTTCATACAG ATCATATCAAACGGGGAGTATCAAAGCGTTGAGCATCGAGTACTGGCGAATTCATCGAAGGAACCAAGAATCTCAGTGTTGATTTTCAGTAATGTGGGGGGTTGGAAAGATTCGGATGAATTTGGGCCATTTCCAGAATTACTATCAGCTGAGAAACCAGCCATTTATCGAGGATTCACTGTGCCAGAATTCATTCAAAGCTTTTACAGCAAAGGCCTAGATGGCAAAGGCATTGTCGAAAGAGTTACACTACACTAG